Proteins encoded together in one Anguilla anguilla isolate fAngAng1 chromosome 9, fAngAng1.pri, whole genome shotgun sequence window:
- the LOC118234907 gene encoding spermatogenesis-associated protein 22 isoform X4, with protein sequence MKRNLSETLPRPTAGCLSVPLFNQKRRSRLPLTSNPPENEFCRTASNEFHPAESLASPSMSSGNSGNSDGNAPNYIMSAGQNSPWSRQGQLSNRPAASSAGRGLAPLTHPSRTGNVGPQMGQPGSTGWQGPSAQPGAKPCSFPDSRGSVQYRSQPSHTYVQSGQQSVPRQPGLQGSFRPLQPQRPVTTPPPPHPPAAGGQWQDSTWKFKTAAHSGQFKEDNPVLPTKNATRPQIKLAVDSSLRVLTTVIGGMKHWSQYKDRVACLFEVFATLDSAVTVGNHGAKSFLLRDGKDVVRCVFYETDRDLPRLIRGQVHRCVGNYHGGRDLLTCVSVRPASPSEQRNAQESVRASDAEMRRLLQSFSEI encoded by the exons atgaaaaggaatttGAGCGAAACTTTACCCAGACCCACTGCTG GTTGTCTGTCTGTGCCACTGTTTAATCAAAAGAGAAGAAGCCGGCTACCTTTGACATCAAATCCACCTGAGAATGAATTCTGTCGGACTGCCAGCAATGAATTTCATCCAGCAGAGAGCTTGGCTTCTCCCTCGATGTCATCAG ggaattctgggaactCTGATGGCAATGCCCCAAACTACATAATGTCTGCTGGGCAAAACAGTCCGTGGAGCAGGCAAGGACAGCTGAGCAACAGACCAGCAGCCAGCTCTGCGGGAAGAGGCCTTGCGCCATTAACACATCCCAGTAGAACTGGAAACGTGGG ACCGCAAATGGGACAGCCGGGATCAACGGGTTGGCAGGGCCCCAGTGCACAGCCCGGCGCCAAACCGTGCAGTTTCCCCGACAGCAGGGGAAGCGTTCAGTACCGGTCCCAACCTTCCCACACTTACGTGCAATCAGGCCAGCAGTCAGTGCCCAGACAGCCAGGTCTCCAAGGATCCTTCCGTCCACTGCAACCGCAAAGACCGGTGACCACGCCGCCCCCGCCGCACCCGCCCGCTGCAGGCGGCCAATGGCAGGACTCGACCTGGAAGTTTAAGACCGCTGCGCACAGCGGTCAGTTCAAAGAAGATAACCCGGTTCTTCCCACCAAAAATGCCACCCGGCCTCAG ATTAAGCTGGCGGTGGACAGTTCCCTGCGCGTCCTGACCACGGTCATCGGGGGGATGAAGCACTGGAGCCAGTACAAGGACAGAGTGGCCTGCTTGTTTGAGGTTTTCG CGACTCTCGACTCTGCAGTCACGGTCGGTAATCACGGTGCAAAGAGCTTCCTCTTGAGGGACGGGAAGGATGTTGTGCGCTGCGTCTTCTACGAAACT gaCCGGGACCTTCCCAGGCTGATCCGGGGCCAGGTGCACCGCTGCGTGGGGAACTACCACGGGGGGCGGGACCTGCTCACCTGCGTGTCGGTCAGACCCGCCTCCCCCTCAGAGCAGAGGAACGCCCAGGAGTCGGTGAGGGCGTCGGACGCGGAGATGAGGCGGCTGCTCCAGTCCTTCAGCGAGATCTGA
- the LOC118234907 gene encoding spermatogenesis-associated protein 22 isoform X2, with translation MKRNLSETLPRPTAGCLSVPLFNQKRRSRLPLTSNPPENEFCRTASNEFHPAESLASPSMSSGNSGNSDGNAPNYIMSAGQNSPWSRQGQLSNRPAASSAGRGLAPLTHPSRTGNVGPQMGQPGSTGWQGPSAQPGAKPCSFPDSRGSVQYRSQPSHTYVQSGQQSVPRQPGLQGSFRPLQPQRPVTTPPPPHPPAAGGQWQDSTWKFKTAAHSGQFKEDNPVLPTKNATRPQKSAVLQIKLAVDSSLRVLTTVIGGMKHWSQYKDRVACLFEVFATLDSAVTVGNHGAKSFLLRDGKDVVRCVFYETDRDLPRLIRGQVHRCVGNYHGGRDLLTCVSVRPASPSEQRNAQESVRASDAEMRRLLQSFSEI, from the exons atgaaaaggaatttGAGCGAAACTTTACCCAGACCCACTGCTG GTTGTCTGTCTGTGCCACTGTTTAATCAAAAGAGAAGAAGCCGGCTACCTTTGACATCAAATCCACCTGAGAATGAATTCTGTCGGACTGCCAGCAATGAATTTCATCCAGCAGAGAGCTTGGCTTCTCCCTCGATGTCATCAG ggaattctgggaactCTGATGGCAATGCCCCAAACTACATAATGTCTGCTGGGCAAAACAGTCCGTGGAGCAGGCAAGGACAGCTGAGCAACAGACCAGCAGCCAGCTCTGCGGGAAGAGGCCTTGCGCCATTAACACATCCCAGTAGAACTGGAAACGTGGG ACCGCAAATGGGACAGCCGGGATCAACGGGTTGGCAGGGCCCCAGTGCACAGCCCGGCGCCAAACCGTGCAGTTTCCCCGACAGCAGGGGAAGCGTTCAGTACCGGTCCCAACCTTCCCACACTTACGTGCAATCAGGCCAGCAGTCAGTGCCCAGACAGCCAGGTCTCCAAGGATCCTTCCGTCCACTGCAACCGCAAAGACCGGTGACCACGCCGCCCCCGCCGCACCCGCCCGCTGCAGGCGGCCAATGGCAGGACTCGACCTGGAAGTTTAAGACCGCTGCGCACAGCGGTCAGTTCAAAGAAGATAACCCGGTTCTTCCCACCAAAAATGCCACCCGGCCTCAG AAATCAGCTGTGTTGCAGATTAAGCTGGCGGTGGACAGTTCCCTGCGCGTCCTGACCACGGTCATCGGGGGGATGAAGCACTGGAGCCAGTACAAGGACAGAGTGGCCTGCTTGTTTGAGGTTTTCG CGACTCTCGACTCTGCAGTCACGGTCGGTAATCACGGTGCAAAGAGCTTCCTCTTGAGGGACGGGAAGGATGTTGTGCGCTGCGTCTTCTACGAAACT gaCCGGGACCTTCCCAGGCTGATCCGGGGCCAGGTGCACCGCTGCGTGGGGAACTACCACGGGGGGCGGGACCTGCTCACCTGCGTGTCGGTCAGACCCGCCTCCCCCTCAGAGCAGAGGAACGCCCAGGAGTCGGTGAGGGCGTCGGACGCGGAGATGAGGCGGCTGCTCCAGTCCTTCAGCGAGATCTGA
- the LOC118234907 gene encoding spermatogenesis-associated protein 22 isoform X3, which produces MRGSRNNFLIPKRCLSVPLFNQKRRSRLPLTSNPPENEFCRTASNEFHPAESLASPSMSSGNSGNSDGNAPNYIMSAGQNSPWSRQGQLSNRPAASSAGRGLAPLTHPSRTGNVGPQMGQPGSTGWQGPSAQPGAKPCSFPDSRGSVQYRSQPSHTYVQSGQQSVPRQPGLQGSFRPLQPQRPVTTPPPPHPPAAGGQWQDSTWKFKTAAHSGQFKEDNPVLPTKNATRPQQKSAVLQIKLAVDSSLRVLTTVIGGMKHWSQYKDRVACLFEVFATLDSAVTVGNHGAKSFLLRDGKDVVRCVFYETDRDLPRLIRGQVHRCVGNYHGGRDLLTCVSVRPASPSEQRNAQESVRASDAEMRRLLQSFSEI; this is translated from the exons ATGAGAGGTTCAAGAAATAATTTTCTTATACCGAAGC GTTGTCTGTCTGTGCCACTGTTTAATCAAAAGAGAAGAAGCCGGCTACCTTTGACATCAAATCCACCTGAGAATGAATTCTGTCGGACTGCCAGCAATGAATTTCATCCAGCAGAGAGCTTGGCTTCTCCCTCGATGTCATCAG ggaattctgggaactCTGATGGCAATGCCCCAAACTACATAATGTCTGCTGGGCAAAACAGTCCGTGGAGCAGGCAAGGACAGCTGAGCAACAGACCAGCAGCCAGCTCTGCGGGAAGAGGCCTTGCGCCATTAACACATCCCAGTAGAACTGGAAACGTGGG ACCGCAAATGGGACAGCCGGGATCAACGGGTTGGCAGGGCCCCAGTGCACAGCCCGGCGCCAAACCGTGCAGTTTCCCCGACAGCAGGGGAAGCGTTCAGTACCGGTCCCAACCTTCCCACACTTACGTGCAATCAGGCCAGCAGTCAGTGCCCAGACAGCCAGGTCTCCAAGGATCCTTCCGTCCACTGCAACCGCAAAGACCGGTGACCACGCCGCCCCCGCCGCACCCGCCCGCTGCAGGCGGCCAATGGCAGGACTCGACCTGGAAGTTTAAGACCGCTGCGCACAGCGGTCAGTTCAAAGAAGATAACCCGGTTCTTCCCACCAAAAATGCCACCCGGCCTCAG CAGAAATCAGCTGTGTTGCAGATTAAGCTGGCGGTGGACAGTTCCCTGCGCGTCCTGACCACGGTCATCGGGGGGATGAAGCACTGGAGCCAGTACAAGGACAGAGTGGCCTGCTTGTTTGAGGTTTTCG CGACTCTCGACTCTGCAGTCACGGTCGGTAATCACGGTGCAAAGAGCTTCCTCTTGAGGGACGGGAAGGATGTTGTGCGCTGCGTCTTCTACGAAACT gaCCGGGACCTTCCCAGGCTGATCCGGGGCCAGGTGCACCGCTGCGTGGGGAACTACCACGGGGGGCGGGACCTGCTCACCTGCGTGTCGGTCAGACCCGCCTCCCCCTCAGAGCAGAGGAACGCCCAGGAGTCGGTGAGGGCGTCGGACGCGGAGATGAGGCGGCTGCTCCAGTCCTTCAGCGAGATCTGA
- the LOC118234907 gene encoding spermatogenesis-associated protein 22 isoform X1, translated as MKRNLSETLPRPTAGCLSVPLFNQKRRSRLPLTSNPPENEFCRTASNEFHPAESLASPSMSSGNSGNSDGNAPNYIMSAGQNSPWSRQGQLSNRPAASSAGRGLAPLTHPSRTGNVGPQMGQPGSTGWQGPSAQPGAKPCSFPDSRGSVQYRSQPSHTYVQSGQQSVPRQPGLQGSFRPLQPQRPVTTPPPPHPPAAGGQWQDSTWKFKTAAHSGQFKEDNPVLPTKNATRPQQKSAVLQIKLAVDSSLRVLTTVIGGMKHWSQYKDRVACLFEVFATLDSAVTVGNHGAKSFLLRDGKDVVRCVFYETDRDLPRLIRGQVHRCVGNYHGGRDLLTCVSVRPASPSEQRNAQESVRASDAEMRRLLQSFSEI; from the exons atgaaaaggaatttGAGCGAAACTTTACCCAGACCCACTGCTG GTTGTCTGTCTGTGCCACTGTTTAATCAAAAGAGAAGAAGCCGGCTACCTTTGACATCAAATCCACCTGAGAATGAATTCTGTCGGACTGCCAGCAATGAATTTCATCCAGCAGAGAGCTTGGCTTCTCCCTCGATGTCATCAG ggaattctgggaactCTGATGGCAATGCCCCAAACTACATAATGTCTGCTGGGCAAAACAGTCCGTGGAGCAGGCAAGGACAGCTGAGCAACAGACCAGCAGCCAGCTCTGCGGGAAGAGGCCTTGCGCCATTAACACATCCCAGTAGAACTGGAAACGTGGG ACCGCAAATGGGACAGCCGGGATCAACGGGTTGGCAGGGCCCCAGTGCACAGCCCGGCGCCAAACCGTGCAGTTTCCCCGACAGCAGGGGAAGCGTTCAGTACCGGTCCCAACCTTCCCACACTTACGTGCAATCAGGCCAGCAGTCAGTGCCCAGACAGCCAGGTCTCCAAGGATCCTTCCGTCCACTGCAACCGCAAAGACCGGTGACCACGCCGCCCCCGCCGCACCCGCCCGCTGCAGGCGGCCAATGGCAGGACTCGACCTGGAAGTTTAAGACCGCTGCGCACAGCGGTCAGTTCAAAGAAGATAACCCGGTTCTTCCCACCAAAAATGCCACCCGGCCTCAG CAGAAATCAGCTGTGTTGCAGATTAAGCTGGCGGTGGACAGTTCCCTGCGCGTCCTGACCACGGTCATCGGGGGGATGAAGCACTGGAGCCAGTACAAGGACAGAGTGGCCTGCTTGTTTGAGGTTTTCG CGACTCTCGACTCTGCAGTCACGGTCGGTAATCACGGTGCAAAGAGCTTCCTCTTGAGGGACGGGAAGGATGTTGTGCGCTGCGTCTTCTACGAAACT gaCCGGGACCTTCCCAGGCTGATCCGGGGCCAGGTGCACCGCTGCGTGGGGAACTACCACGGGGGGCGGGACCTGCTCACCTGCGTGTCGGTCAGACCCGCCTCCCCCTCAGAGCAGAGGAACGCCCAGGAGTCGGTGAGGGCGTCGGACGCGGAGATGAGGCGGCTGCTCCAGTCCTTCAGCGAGATCTGA